Below is a window of Sandaracinaceae bacterium DNA.
AGGGCGACCGGCTGTCCACCGTGCTGGTGAAGGGCGTGGACCCCGAGGCCATGGTCACCGTGCTGGACCTGCCGAGCCAGATCATCGCGGGCACGCTCGACGGGCTGCGCCTGCCCAACGCCGCGCCGCCGCTGCGCCCGGAAGACCTGCGCAACCCGGACATGCCCTACTGGCGCGCACTGATGACCCCCAACGACACGGGCGCCGCGCCTGCCCAGGAAGACGACCCGGAGGCCTTGGAGGATGAAGAGAGCGAGCCGCTCTCACCGCCGAGCCCCAGCACGCCCGGACGCGTGGCCAGCCCGAGTGACGTGGAGGCCCTGCTCAACGGACTCGACGACGGAGACTTGGCGCTGCCCGAGGACGACAGCGACCTCCTCAGCGTGGCGGACGACGACCTGGGGGATGACGACGTGACGGGCCCGCTCCCCGGGCTGATCATCGGCGCCACGCTGGCCGAGACCATGGGCATCGAGCTCGGCGACCGCGTGCAGCTCATCTCGCCGCTGAGCGGCAGCGCGGTGTCGTCGTGGTCCGGCTCGGGCGAGGCGCGCACGCCGCAGAGTCGCCCCTTCCGGGTCATCGCCATCTTCCGCGCCGGGTTCCAGGAGTACGACAGCCGCCTGGTGTACGCGGACCTCTTCGAGGTGCAGGCCTTCCTGGGACAGGGCGACTCGGTGACCGGCGTGGAGATGCGCCTGAACGATCTCGAGCAGAGCGTGGACGTGGCACGCCGGCTCGAACGCGTGATGGAGGGGCCCTTCCACACCATGGACTGGGCCGAGCTCAACCGCCCGCTGTTCACGGCCCTCGAGCTCCAGAAGATCATGCTGAGCCTGGTCATCGCCACCATCATCTGGGTGGCGGCCTTCAACGTCATCGCCACGCTGATCATGATCGTCATCGAGAAGAAGCGTGAGATCGCCATCCTGAAGGCCATGGGGGCCAGCGACGGCACCGTGCTGGCCGTGTTCATGGTGCAGGGCACCGTCATCGGGCTGGTGGGCACACTGGCCGGGCTCGCGCTGGGTGGCGCCATCGTGGGGTACCTGTCCACGTTCCGCTTCGCGCTGGACCCGCGCGTCTACCTCATCGACCACCTCCCCGTGGTGATCACGGCGAGCGAGTTCGCGCTGACGGCGGTCATCGCGCTCTCCATCTGCATGCTGAGCACGCTGGCCCCCAGCTGGTGGGCCGCGCGCATGCTCCCCGTCGAAGGGCTGAGACACGAATGACGTCTGCTGTTCTCCCATACGCGCGAACGACGCGGCCGCGAGCGGCCCTCACGCTGGTGCTGGTGAGCGCCACGCTCCTGGGCTGCGATCCGGTGGACGAGACCGCGGCCGAGGAGCACCCCGCCCCCGCCGAGCCATCTCGTGAAGACCGGCGGGCGAGCGACGAGTCAGCACGGGAAGAGCGCGCTGCGGCCGCTGAGCAGGAGCGCGCGGCGCGCGAGGAGGCCGCGGCGGATACCATCGCCGCCGAGGTGGCCGCCGGCCTGGTGGACGCCGGCCCACTCGCCGCACTGGAAGCGGAGCCAGAAGCCCCCGCCGAGGCAGCCGAGGTGGGCGCGACGGGCAGCGCCGACGTGTACGTGCGCCCCGTCATCCACCCCGACGTCATCCCGAACTTCCGCGTCTTGCGCTTCTCGCTCGCCGAAGACGTGGTGGACCGCGAGCCCGTCATGGTGTCCAGCAGCTTCCGCCGCGACTCGGGCCCGATGCACGTGTTCCTCGAGGTGCGCAACGAGACCGGCGAGGACATCCAGCTGTTCGTGGGCTTCCGCCCCGCCTCGGTCCAGCAGCGCGGCGGCGGCGTGTCGCTGACCATCCCGCCCTCCCCGCGCTACCGCACCCGCGCCCGCAGCAACACCCGCCGCGCCGTGGGCGAGTGGGTGTGCGAGATCATGGACGAGCGTCAACGCGTGCTGGCCACCCAGCGCTTCTGGATCACCCCGGGCGCCGAGCCGTCCCCGGCCGCCGAGCCCGCGGCCGAGTAGGTCGACTCGCGCACCCGCCAAGGCGCTGCTAACCCTGCGCCCATGCTTCAGCACAACAGCTACTTCGAGGGTCAGGTCCAGAGTGTCGGCTTCGAGCGCCTGGGCCGTCGCCAGACGGTCGGCGTCATCGCCCCGGCTCCTACCACTTCGGCACCGACGCCCCCGAGCGCATGACCGTGATCGGCGGCGCGCTCGAAGTCCGCCTCGACGGCACCGAGGCCTTCGTGCTCTACCCCGCCGGCACCTACTTCGAAGTCGCCGGCAAGAGCGGCTTCGACGTTCGCGCCACCGCCCCGAGCGCGTACCTCTGCGAATTCCTCTGAGGAGCGCCGAGACCGAGGCGGAGTCCGAGGCGGAGGCCGAGGCCGAGTCCAAGACCGAGGACCGAGTCCAAGACCGAGTCCAAGACCGAGTCCAAGACGGAGACCGAGGCGGAGGCCGAGTCCGAGGCGGAGGCGGAGGCGGAGGCCGAGGCCGAGTCCGAGGCCGAGGCCGAGACCGCCGAAATGCTCGCGTGACTTGGCGCGAAAGACACGGGTACCGCTGCTGAGGTGGGAGTGCCACCGAGGACGAAACGCATACCCAAGCGGCGAGGTGGCCGGGCGCGTGGTCGGAATCCGGCTCGGACTGGGGAGGTGGACTGCGACTGGACCTCGGTCTCCGTCTCGGACTCTGTCTCGGTCCCCGACTCGGTCTCCGTCTCGGACTCCGACTCCGTCTCGGACTCCGACTCCGACTCCGACTCCGACTCGGTCTCGGTCTCGGTCTCCGCCTCGGCCTCTGTGTTACCCTGCCCGCCGTGCGCACGCTCTCCGGTCGCCTCGCGCTGCCTCTGCTCGTTCAGCTGAAGCGTGACGGTCACGACGTCCAGTCGCTCCTCAAGCGGCTGCACCTCGATCATGACGAGCTGCGCTCGTTCGGCGGGCGGCTCGCGGTGGATGCTTGGCTCGACCTGCGGCAGGCAGGCATCGACGCCACGGGGGACCCGAGCTTTCCGCTCCGGGCCGCGCTGGGCTTGGACCGCGAGTCGTTCCCGCTGGGGTTCTACTTGATGGGGACGCAGGCCACGTTGCGCGACGGCTACCAGTTCGTGCGCCCGTACATCCCCATCATCATGTCCGGCCTGGAAGTGAACATGCTGGTCAGCGAGACGGAGCAGTCCTACGTGGACTTCGTGCTCGACGGCGAGCCGGTGGGCCCCCCCGCGTTCGCCGAGTACCTGGTGGCCATCGTGATCGCTCTCGGCCGCTGGCTGACGCCGGAGGCGCCGCCGCCCACCGGATCATCCTGGCGCACCGGTGGCCGCGCCTTGGCGACGCCATGGCCGAGCTGCTTAGCGCGCCGGTGCGCTTCGGTGTGGTGCCGTGCGCATGGTGTTTCCCGCACGCATCGACACGCCCATCGCGGGCGCGGACCCTCACCTGGGGCGGCTGCTGGCGCAGAGGCCGACGAGCAAGCCCGCCAGATTGTCACCACCACGCGCGTGCGCGACCGCGCCGGCACTATCTGTCGCGGCACCTCGAAGGCCACGAGCCCACCGTGCTGGAGCTGGCCGAGGCGCTGCGCGTCACCGAGCGCACGCTGCGCCGCAAGCTGCGCTCCGAAGGCACCAGCCCGCGCGAGCTGCTGGACGAGGTGCGCCACGAGCGTGCCCTGGCCCTGCTGGAAGAAGGCCAGCGCTCGCTCGACGAGATCGCCTACGTGCTGGGCTTCAGCGGCGCGGGGGCGTTCCGCCGCGCGTTCCGGCGCTGGACGGGCGTGGCGCCCACGGAGTACGGCAACCCGCGCTGAACGCGACGTGGCCGGCTGGGTGTGGCGCTCGGTTTGATCCCGCGCAATCCTAGAATCCACGTTTCCCCGTTGTTTTGAAGCTCGGAAAATGATGACCTGACCGGCTGGGTACGGCGAAGTGGCCGGTCCGGTGCGCGTGTTCTGCCACGAGTCTGGCACCTTCTGGACATGCACGTGCAGTCCGCCCAGTCGCCCCTCCCCAGCCACGCTGCCTCCTCCGCCGAAGGCGCCTTCCCGAACCGGCCCATCCCGGTTCGCAAGGGCCGCCCGGTGATCGGCTCCACCATCGAGTTCCAGAAGGATCAGCTGGGCTTCGTCCAGGACATCCACCGGGACTACGGCGACGTGGTGAAGACCAACATCAGCCTCATGGACTGGTACTTCGTGCGTGACCGGGATCATCCACGGGATCAACGTCCGCCAGGCCCAGACGTTCGTGACGCCCGCGCTGGCCAAGCGCATCTGGAAGCTGTTCCTGGGCGACGGCATCCTCACGGCCGACGGCGAGGTGTGGAAGCGTCAGCACGACCTGATCAAGCCCGGCTTCCATCGCCACCGCGTGGAGGCCTACGGCCCGGTCA
It encodes the following:
- a CDS encoding ABC transporter permease, which produces MAYSLEIGVRYLRSKKRATISLITTISIAGVALGVAALLAVLSITSGFQQQFRDKVLGVNAHVLVLKYGLDFHEYREVIERCQEEPEVVGVGPFLINQMMLAKGDRLSTVLVKGVDPEAMVTVLDLPSQIIAGTLDGLRLPNAAPPLRPEDLRNPDMPYWRALMTPNDTGAAPAQEDDPEALEDEESEPLSPPSPSTPGRVASPSDVEALLNGLDDGDLALPEDDSDLLSVADDDLGDDDVTGPLPGLIIGATLAETMGIELGDRVQLISPLSGSAVSSWSGSGEARTPQSRPFRVIAIFRAGFQEYDSRLVYADLFEVQAFLGQGDSVTGVEMRLNDLEQSVDVARRLERVMEGPFHTMDWAELNRPLFTALELQKIMLSLVIATIIWVAAFNVIATLIMIVIEKKREIAILKAMGASDGTVLAVFMVQGTVIGLVGTLAGLALGGAIVGYLSTFRFALDPRVYLIDHLPVVITASEFALTAVIALSICMLSTLAPSWWAARMLPVEGLRHE
- a CDS encoding DUF2914 domain-containing protein, producing MTSAVLPYARTTRPRAALTLVLVSATLLGCDPVDETAAEEHPAPAEPSREDRRASDESAREERAAAAEQERAAREEAAADTIAAEVAAGLVDAGPLAALEAEPEAPAEAAEVGATGSADVYVRPVIHPDVIPNFRVLRFSLAEDVVDREPVMVSSSFRRDSGPMHVFLEVRNETGEDIQLFVGFRPASVQQRGGGVSLTIPPSPRYRTRARSNTRRAVGEWVCEIMDERQRVLATQRFWITPGAEPSPAAEPAAE
- a CDS encoding helix-turn-helix transcriptional regulator — its product is MLELAEALRVTERTLRRKLRSEGTSPRELLDEVRHERALALLEEGQRSLDEIAYVLGFSGAGAFRRAFRRWTGVAPTEYGNPR